The DNA sequence attattataaaacaaaaaaaaataaaaaattcttccACCAAAAAAGTACAACTAGTGATAGCAGTGAAAGCACCATTATGCTAATGTTTACCAAACAGTACATATTGTACTACACTGCTATTAATGTAGTCCTGGTGCTATTCATACTAAGAGTTAGCATCTGTGGTGTAAAATCATTACTGCCCACAGCGTTTGGGGAAATCAGAAAGATGATTGGAGCATGATACAACTTGTGAATGCAGTTCTACTAATGATTGCACTAAATTGCACCCAGTGGAATATCTGACCGTCAACATTTTGACATGAGTGGGATTAATGCACTTAAGCAACTTTAAGTGCCTGCCAATGCTTTTACAAATGGAAAGAAAAGGCAGACAGAAGAGAACACAAGATCATAGACATACAGGGTGTAAAAGTTGAGGTGATGCATGGATAATATTATAGAACATAGAATTTAGGTCCTTTTATGTGGCAGAATGAACAGGTCACTTGGCACATTAATTGAGTCCCTGCAGAAAAACGTGCCTTGTCACCACTTGTCTGATGTCTTGGCAGATGTCAATACGTGAGCATGTGGTGAAGCCAGAGGGAATCACGACTTTAGCTGTGCAATGACCCTCTTACCTGTTTGACCcgtttttattatacattgcaAATGGATGGCACGAAGGGCTACAGACACTTAGAGGACAGCTAAGATGTGCCAagataaaatgacaataaaaaaatactttgaaatgaAATAGAAAGAAGCAAGTCAGTGACACGACTGAATCTGTGAGTCATCCAAGGGCAAGTTGGAGCATCAGGTGCATAAATATTTGGACAATGACAAGAGTTTTTACGATGTTGTCTTTGAACTGAACATCATCACAATCCGGTTCCCTCCTTGGTCTGGATTTACTTACATTCATGAAGctattaatttattgtaaataatagaTCTACATTCTCCAGAGTATTGTTGACTCAGTTAGTGTTGGGATTTGCTGATGTCCACCCTATGATCcaccacactgcaaaaaggacagaacaaaaaatacagcaaaaaaaaaaagaaaattaatactttaaataagcaaaattatctgccaatagAACCAGAAATTTTTACTTacatttacctgtaagattttgaaaaataagaaaataatacaatgcccatatcaaccacagtagtcttgaaaatagtattattagactaaaaacaagcaatattgacttttttttcaagctgtaagatatagaactattttcttaaaatatacaagtatttttttacgCTCGGATAACTttgcctgagtgtcaagcagtgAGGTAACTTGttttattgtctttggtatgactgggattgaacccacaaccaagtaggcactctaccactacACCACTGAGTTGGTACTGGAATGAGGAAAAATGAgtttagtaaatataacaaagCCAACCACTTAAAaagctatattgcacttttgtctgattgttttcatatttttatcccccccccctttattttattactagattatgcaaaatcttaaaataagaaaattctaCTTATGAAatcccagttcagggcctttgatgttggttagtagtcatttaaaattttgtggaaaatgtgGAAGGCCTGCTTTGGGAAAAGCCTGATTCCGGCAGCCATAGCCGCCCTAAACAGCAGGCCCCTCTGACCAATTCAAATCCGCCACCCTGTCATATGCCATCGATATTGCCATGCCAGCCACTTCCCCACGGGGACCAATAAACCAATCAATCATTCAatcaaaatgcttgttttaagcctcacagtacttaaaactaatgacaataattaagtaaaaagtatcttaaaataagcacaatgattttGTCTGAcagtttcattttaagtaaaaataacttgccaAAGCATGATAAGCTAATTTaggttacatttaaatttaaattacaataaattatatcttacttaagatttcagtttttgcagtgtacaaGTCAAAGGGTCCAGTCCAGGAAGCTGAGGTCCAGTAAATCACAATCTACAGCATGCCTTATAATTCAGTCCCACTATTTTCCTACAGGTAGCCCCAAAGGAAGAAATCTCAGGCTGTGAGATGCCCACTCAAAATCAGTCTTGAGATTGAAGTTCTCTTTTAGCCAGTCTGGGGAAAGATTTGAGGTGCGAAAATTCGCTCAATCTGGCTGGATTTAGAGTGTATAGGGAGACCCAGGACCATCACTGAGCTCAAGCAAATCAAGCAGGGAGGTGATAAGAGACATTCTTTGGTCCATGCCTTGAACAACATGTGATGAGTGTGGCGCCTCATGAAATGCACGGGAGCTGCATGATGGTCGTTTCGAGCACATGCTCtagaatgaagaagaaaaatccaTAAATGACACCAATCAAAAGTtggttcctgttttttttttttcggtcacCCTTGTAATTCCGATCAACTTTTCAGCACTTTAGCCTGACCCAGTTAGAACATAACACCCTATATCAGGCGAttgcaatcacagctcagcatgAAGGCGATTGCTCAGGGAAAGTGCTGGACAAGTGATAGTTTTATCAAACTCAGAAAACGTGCTTTTCAAGTGAAATGTGAATCAAGGTCCTACTTAGTAACACACAATTTTAGCTTATTAATACCTGAAAGTTTTTCAATGCAGCAGGGCCGGTTGTAAGCAGGCTTATCTGAGGGGGCAGTCAGAAATGTGAAGGGGGCATCATATGTACACATGCGTCAGAACTTTTTTCTCCTTGTGCTTATAGTAACATTGTTTTTTGATTAAATTGGGGTGTTAGCTATGTGTCCAGCCCCAACATAGAGAAGTGGATTGCACTTAGTCAGTGACCCTGGCcaacttgggtggcccgcctgAAGACTAAGCTCCTGCTGGTACAGCTCTGAAGGTCACTGAGGCACACAAACCCGGGCCCTGACCACAATAAGGTGGcaatcgttaaaaaaaacaacttctcaaattaatttataaaacacaacagatacaaacatttgatgttttctttcatttttttcggctttttttaatttttttttacagttttacagTTCATAAATCTCTCTTCTCCCCACTCCTCTTTCATTTATCTCACTCCGCTCCActcctcttttttctctccactcCACCCTGCAACAACAGTCTCCTATTTCTCTTCGCAAAAACTCTCACAAACTCATCCATGTCAGTCTGACCGACAGAGATACGCAATCACTGAAAGCCTTCCccctaccacacacacacacatatctatATCACATGTAGCTTACAAAATGACATGTCAAAGTATGTTAGAAGTTATTTAACTTGGCAAGTCCACTTCAGCCAGATGTCTGTGTTGTGTTGCAAACACACTACACACTAAACTAGGTTGCTTATGGCTGAAATTAGTTCCATCACATGATGCCTCAATTCTAATAGTTGCTAGTTCAGCCAGTATTGTGGCTGAGCAACATATTAACAAGAGGCTAATAAATAGCCGATAGCCGACTGTGACTCTCATCATGCACTCATAGAAATCTTTCTACCTTTTCCgtttctcttcttttctttttctaaactgGCCACCTGATGCCTTCCTTTCAgttgtacttttgatatatCATCTTCATTTAATTAAGTCTGGACATCATAGCCTGCTAACACCGTTCACAATCAACCGGAGTCACATGAAGTAAACAAGTTTGTCCCTCTGCAGTCGCAAATTGACAACCTGACCGCTCCCCCCTCCCACTTGCCTCCGCAGCAAGTTGACGCTACCATGAGGGTGCAACGCCGCACCTACTTCACATCTCAACACTGAAATTTGCGGCAATAGAAAACCAGCGTTTTGGTTTTTTTGGGCGCCTTCACATTGACTGCGCCGTGGACGGTCGGCCATATTGCCCATAGCAAAAACCGCAGGTGCGATTTTTCAACTTATGATTTGAGGGAGCACAACATTTATTTGAGGGAGCCCTCTTGCCCCTGCGTGTAGCCAGCACCACTGTTATGACTGTTTCTGGACATTTTACCACGGGAATTTGTACCACATGCAGCCGCTTCATTGGTCACCTGGTAGAACAACTATTGTAATGTATTGCTAGCCTGGTAGCtgcaacagctgtaaacaatgttttttgctCCACGAGGTGGCACGCAAAggtatgctgcatttgaggaaagtCGGATTTCcgacttcataccaggaagtgtACACAGAAACAGCCCTTTGAACTTGGAAACCTGAGTTGCAAAGTCGGGGGTAGGGGGAAGGAGGCAGgaggaccccgacttcacccATCGGCTTCTATCTGACATCACtcaacaatggcgacccctgtggagagagagagagaccgagagaggcaaaacacaatttacaagattttaaacAGACATGTATTTATCGTTATCACAatcttttatttagttatttggttcacgtaacacaacgtgatttggaatgactgcgtTAACTAAGATAACAATTTCAGCCATCTTTGtcatttacatttgcctcaaacgctttgaggtcggaatGGGACAATCCAAGTGTGATAAATCTGACATCCCAACTTCCTTGAATGTAGCAaaagttcagtttatttattattattattatttttacttcatgCATTTGCAATGCCATGATTTAGTTAGGTAAGTACACAGTCATAGCCATTAATGCTAAAAAAGAAATTGGCATAGTAATTGATTTTGGTTTTGGCGAAGTGTTTCTTATTTTCGTTTTTTGGTTTCAGCCATGTTATGTTTATCACTTACATAACCTTTATAAGTAAGACAAACACCAGCTAGCAGTTTCTGCACTTTCTTTACTAACAGGTGCCGTAGTACAATACAATATCTCGCCGCTAGGGCGACACACAGTGTGGTatccaacagcaacaaaaagtaGTGCCCATTACACTATAATggcacaataaaatgtttgttttaaagcaaatacaaaacaagccaaacattttcatttcagtgcaTCTTTATGAGAATGATTTCCTCTTTATTGAGTTCAATTACACGTTGGGGAATTCAAATTCAGCTCAGCATACTGTCAAGTCACTTCAAATTCATCTATTTGATTTAATTGAATTCTGAATTTTGGGTACAATTTACAAGCTGCACTTGCTATGTAATGTGGCTAAAAACAGCAGTGCACATGCCCTCCTCCAAGTAACTTATAATAAGTACCATCATCACAAGAGGCTAGAGTAGACTAACCATGCAACACCGAACAAGAGAGAACAGACAGAGCTAATGTTACCCGCTAAGCTAATGTGCCCCCAACACCAGAAAAATGCTCCTATGCACAGTACCATTTTACAGAGATCTTTCTGGAACCGCATTAAAGCGAAGAGTAACCAGCAAATTATCAGAAGGGAAGATAATAgcattacagtaaaaaaaaagaaaagaaaaaagaaaagaaaatgaatcaattttgcttgcttttctaAACCCGTTTAAAAACTTGAAAAGGACTGCCTCCCACACAGCCACTTTATTGTCCTTACATTAGAGTAATAGCTTTTAATTCTTAGATGGTAGTTTCTGTTATACTTGTAAATCTGTGTCTGAAAAattgcttttattattatatttttgtcatttggcCCTAGCATAAACCCCCGACAACTAGGATCATTGAGACACACAAACCCCTTAAACGCTGGCTCAAGGAGGAGATATAATTATGAGCACCAATCCATTCTAAGTAATCTTCATTTAAATTGACATTTAATAATACTAAGTCACTGCTGCACTCTGTGCAATGGACCCAGACCCCCCTGAACGTGATCTCTGGCCTCCATGTGTCatcattaaaatacaattaaatgacAAGCCTCTTCTACAGTGATTAGCTGTGTTTATCCCCATATCGTCTAGCACATGCACATCAGTATAACATGCATGTCCCCATGATAATGTTTGGATAAAACCATCAAAATAGAATAGGCAAgtgcatatacacatacatgaaAATGTGGTGTTCAAGTATGATCGTTTCCCAGGCATCTTCTTTTAATtgaatcaaaaaaagaaagtcaacaaaatattacaaatctAGAAGAAAGACAAACCATAGTGGTgccaacaaaacaaatattaaaaataaaatttaaatttttttacagcAGAATTCCAACTGAGCCTGCTTATATGAATCTTTACATTTGTAACTTTATCTAAGCAGTTTCATCATTTATAATGTCGAGAGAGCAACCTGCAAATCCACAGTAAAATGTCTCACTTTGTAAGAAGGATGAAACCCTTTTCATGGTCCTCGGTATTTACGTTTAGTACAAAAAGCCCCAGCCGCAGATGTTTCTTTAGATTTCATGATGGGTGGTATTGAATATGTCAACAGAACACTGAAGAGTAAGTGAAGGCTGTTGTGAAAACATCTTACACAGAACCACAGGGAACATCAATCAGGCCTGGCATTCCACCGTAAGGACATGATGTTAAAATCATTTCCTGGCTTGGCCAGTTGATAAATGTTGAGAACAGCCTCAGGTGTCATTAAAAGATGCCAGCGCGGTGATGCTTTCAAGTCATGTCACCCTCATTAGCGGACCTTCCACACAGCCACGGGCATTTAACTACTTCTGGACACATCAATTGAAAGACAGGCCAAGTAATTCACTTTGATGGTCCCACTTCGGCAATAGACACGAGGACACATTTCTTATTATTCGCTTCAGCgcatgttaaaataatattagtGTAAATCAGTGCCCGTGTTTGATGTACAAAACAGGTAAGGggcattttcaaataatttgatCAATAACGATTAAGACATACCCCATTGAATTTCCTTTTGAACAGAGggggcaaatccaggtccagaaagtaaaaaccctgccacagtttggtgcTAGCTAACGAGCTCCCTAGTTAGCTCCCCAGATGCTCGGTGACCTGCTagcgagctcgctagctagcacctagggctaaagccaaactgtgacagggcttttactttttgaacctggatttgccacctctgcttttgaaaatatattatttaattattttattgtttactgATATGAGTATTTGAATTATCTGCAATTTTTACCATCCAAATGGTAATAAATAGGGCTGTCAGTTTAACATGTTAATTAGACTAATTACGCTGCAAATTAATGCATTATAAAAATTAACAGAAGTCCCACAGCCAAGCCATTAGGCTTTTCTACATAGAATACCCAAAAGGCAGCCCAGTGGCTGGATTAGTCCCACCATTTATTTGCAAATGAGGCAATAACTGTCTCGCCCAACTAATTTTGTAAACAGAAGGGCTTGGAAGCAGGCGAGCCTTTGCCACACCCACCAAAATCCGCCCGTGTGATGCTGAGCTCACAGTAGAACATCGTGTGGAGACAGTATTTCTACAACATGGCATTTGATACAGTATTAGGGCGTCCAGAGGATGGTTGTTGTCGCTGCAAAGCTCGCGTCAGGTCCATTTTTAATAACCTGCCAGGCTTCCACACACATCTCCAAGAAGAAAACAATCTACTAACATCAGATTTACAAGGGTTAACAAATCGGCTCTTGAAGATCAAGGTTGCCTACCCTTGGGCTACCATACAGTGCTGTATAAATGGTTGTTTTTCTGGAATTTTCTCCTCTCTCCGCTAAGGACCGCTGGAGGTCTGACAGAGTGACCACTGGGTTCATGGTCATCTTCCTGACTAAGATCCTTCTCCCCCGATTGCTCAGTTTAGATGGGGGGCCATCTCTAAGAAGAGCGCTTGTGGTTTGGACCTCCTTCCATTTACGGGTGATGGTGGCTTCAAAGCAGCAGAAACTTTTCTGTTCCCTTTCTCAGATTTGTGCTTCGAGACAATCACAAGCTCAATTTTATGCTTTGTGGCAAAGGCTGCCTATACTTAGTTGCATgtgatttaagtatttttttttttttaatacataattttttcctcacatagtcattattttgatttatttcattttgcaaAGAGGCTGTAACAAAACTAAACCTGCAAAAGGTGAAGCGTTGTgaatacatatgtgtatattgtactgttttttttgttgttgttgctcttgTTATACTGTGTTAAGCATTAGCTGTACTGTAACTGTACTTGAACGACAAACTGCAAAGacatttccccccttttttgtacataaagAGACATCATATTTAAGCTTTTTATAAGTATATTTCGACCATCTTTTTTGAGGAGGTAAAGCATGAAGGCTTTCCTTCATAATGTGCCGAAATAGATTTTGAGCCTTGATTCTTCAGTGAACgagggccatctagtggacaaaaGAAGTCAAAGCAACCTATAGTGAAACATTCACTCACTCATCTTTCAGCAATAATAGTGATACTGatcaatgtaatttttaaaGAAGACTCTTTGCATTAATTTAAgttgccatatatatatatatatatatatatatatatatatatatatatatatatatatatatatgttttttaaaatcataaataaaaataaatatcagtgGACGTGTGCATTATAACAGGAATACGAGAcaagttttaataaaaaaaattaaattaaatctccCTAATAGAACGTTTTAAGCAGCTCCTCCTTCACgctcgctgttttttttttcttcggagAAAATATCATCCACGTGGCAATGATAATGCTGGAAGACATACATATTTGCAAGCTGCTTCCTACAAAACTTATTTGACGGTATAAGATCCAAACGATCCAAACTTTTGAACGTTGCTTTTCACTGGTCACCATTACTAACGTAGAACCCCCCGACATTCATGTTCAATATTTTGGTGgttattacactttttttctaaactttatttaacaaacgAGAATGAGATATGCCTCATCAAACTGCGACAACTGCTCATTCTTCCAGGAAGGCACGCGTATGTGCTGTCCACACTGAAACGCAATAGGCAGCATTTTGGGATCTATCCACTCTGTGGTCCACTTATGAAGGTAATCGTTTTCAGGCTCCAAAACGGTGCCTCATGTGGACGTAATGCCCAaacggcaaaaaacaaaacaaaacacttgaacTGAAACACTtttgtggacggggcctaaaacaaaccaaaaccaaaaaaaaaaacagatcatCACACTTAAATGTGTCCTGGTGATTGCAAAGAAATAAGCATAAGCATAATAAGGTATGTAATTGATTAAGAAGTAGCTACTGAATTTGTATTTCCTTTACAAAGTATTAAAGACACGTGTAAATTGAGGGATGTTTTgagttaacctttttttttaatgagtttgcAAGCTATTGCAACatgagttattattatattaatatttattagaatttttattaaaagCAATAGATTCAAATTagagaattttgattaatcatgattgatcacttaattaaaaaggcttttatcaacatattttgcccgccaaatttgaagagctcctgttatgtgttaattattttgacatttaatgttatgagggcGTCAACATTATTTTGCATACACTGCACATGTTCATCTTTTTcaaatcagttaattatttaGTCAAAATGAATAGAATGATTAATCtacgttaatacatgattagtgcaatcattttttgtgattaatcaatgagttaatgctttaactttgacagcactaattaaaaataataagaaaaacaagcagataaaaaaaaaggtttgtaaaTATAAGTACTGAGATAAAAGTTTTTACAGCACAGCGTACACAACCAAGTCTGGTGAATTGTGGAACATCACATGTTAGTTTCTTTATTGAGGAAAGTTAATCAATACTTACAATATTCAATGACAACatacaattaaatgaaaatatacaaataaataaagaaataattacTTAGAAATGTATATTCATAATGGAAAGTGTCAGAATAAAATACAGAAAGAACTATAGTGCGGACAAAGCTTGAACAGGAGGTGACTTTGACAATGCGTCCTTTTCATAAGTAACCAAGCCCATTTCGACCAAAGTGGCAAAacagagagatgttaaaacacAGACAAGAGAACTGCAAGCAAATGAGACACAACACACAATTAGCTTATACAAACAAtggcattcaaaaacaaattaagataaaaacacaagtgttgacttatgaaaaaaaaaaaaaggtttatatctgtctgtctatctgtcaTGTACAGTACAATGTACAGTTGAACTGTACAGTAATGGAAATTCCTATTGTGAAAATTACTTTACCTGTATGATAAAGAGCGTGACAACGCCTGCTCCGGTGCTCCGATAGTTTCCTGCAAACCAGTCTCTCAGTTTTATGAGACAACCCTGAAATAAGAGAAAAACCATCACATCTTTAACCTCAAGGGTATAACTATATGTACTGTGTATATATgcaatataaataaacacattgatacagtatatatatgaatatatttgGGCTTGATGTATTTCATTATTTCCATGTATTTGCATCTAGATCTGATACACATATTAGGAAGCAGCCCTTTCGCCCATTTTTaatgtgagcaaaagtattggagcATGTGACTGCCAGATGGCTTTCTTGCCTAGAAGTGTCTGATCAAATtgatccttccatccattttttgtaCCACTTTGTACTCGCTAGTGTcaagggtgagctggagccgatcccagTGGACTTTGGGCGAGACGGTTTTCTCTGGACAgtcaccagccaattgcaggtCAGTTTATAGTTATTTAAATAATGTCACATGTCTATGCTCAGTTTCACATTTGTGTTTTGTCTGAAAAGTAAAAAGACTATAATTTCATACTGCTTAGTgcacccaaaaagaaaaagaaaaaaaaaaccctaagcTCTGTCTATGAAATTGTTGTGTAGGCACAATGGAGGAGCCGGCCACTATTCCTTATGTGGGATATGCAAGTCCATTTTTAGTACAGTAAGCCCCTGCCGTTCTGCGGTTCCCTATTCACCAATTAATTTAGGCTATTTGTTGGtgttggtgtttttgtgtgaaaacCCATCCAAAAAACTCACCTATTTAGTGAATCTGTACATTTTTTGGGCTCTGAGTTTCCAGAAGATTGCACCAAAGCTGTGGCTagtaggaaagtagtaattgtgtCAACAAAGTAAGTGAAGTGATACATTAGTTTGAAGTGATGCTGTGTTTTGTGATCATAGTTTGTGCCATATTGAGGGTTTAAACTTTTAATGGAGGAAATTAGAAAATAATCTGTTGTGGGGTTCATTGctatttaactaatttgctcccaaaaacatatataaacgttctattttaaatattgccatggtcccaaaaacacattctacatttattttttttttaaattttttttttaatgctagagcattgaagagaacgcttgatgcaatggtagttattaccaaaaacggccacaggtggcagtagagtataagagatcagacaaggccatgttgcaacaagcttttttcccatgttttcagcaggtttgtgaataatgatgaaacttagctatattccaatgctaattgctgcaaaacggaaacagatagaaacatacttttttttcctgatgaaagaagagactctaatctttcttttggtaggttccatgttttatagcaattgaacacaatattttgtgggccttgcaaaatcagtcaaaatccagtaaaacagccgggagcgaagggggttgcttcagtgaaaatggcagggagtgaatgagttcacgGCAGGGCTTGGTGTGGGTGTGTGAGGGTGTGCACAACCATTTCAAGTAATGAATTCTAATGTTCAAAATCTGggcacaaatataaaaattcacATAATATCCCATTTCGGGTCTAAATTGCGGAGCCTTTGTTTGACACAAAGTTGTTTGATCCTGAGGATTTTCATCACTATACCAAAGTAGCCCAGCCTACATCTGAGGTCAATTGTTAATGTACATGTCTTGTAGAATAAAATgatgtgatattttttaatctttttgagAGTGGGTTACCTCTTGCCAGTTGGTGTGGATAGGGAAGGTGCAAGGATCCTGTTCACAACATGAGATGGGAACTTCTCCCATCCAGTCTGCCTCACCATGTACTCCACAACACTTAAACTGAACAGAGAGCaagaaaaagagtcaaaatttAATGCTGGGCAACAACATTCATTTGTACAGAGGGAACTTGATATCCATAATGTATATTTCAACATTAAGTGTACACAACAAGGGGCCCATCAGGATGCCTATAATAAAGTTATATTTAAGTAAAGAGAGTCATTTACTAGGTGCTGGACGGCATCAAAATCTTCTTTAATGGTCTGGTTCTCTCCCGGACTGAACAGTCTGTAGATCTCCAAACTTTGTGTCAGGTCTTTCTCAAAATATGTGTCTATCTGTACAGTAGACACAAACTCTGTTATTTGGAATATCACAGTAAATAGACAAAAATGGCCTAATTGTTACTTGATGGCATTATAGACTTTTGCCAGCAGAAACACGAGATAAATAATGTGTGATGCACATAATTGCCCATACTGACAGTCAAGATGTTAAGCTTGTTTGAAGAGGTGcaatataaaacatttactACCACTCTGCTGTAAACCAGGAACACACACGCCATGGCCAGCTCGACCAGCATCAGGATGAACAGCAGGATGAAAAACTGCAAATAAAGGAATTGTGTTCATATAAGATCATTAGTAACTAAATGGAAATTTGTTTTTTCATCCAAAACTACAACTCACATTCATGAGTTGCATTTGCATCTATAGCTTCTGTTTAACTGGTGAATTTGTTGATGAACTCCATGTTAATCATTCATCTTCAAATTTAGACACATTTGTATTCAGATGGAACACCCTAATCATTCTGAAAATGAAACATAAGGCCTACGATGCAGCTTTCAAGTGGAAGATGAGCAACCTGGTTATTCACAGAGGCAATCGAACTGCTGCACATGAGCTTGGAGTAAATGTATCTTCATTCTTACTTCATGCTTTTTCCTCTTCTCTATTTATTTTCTACAGACTCTTCTTTCATATTTGTATGTGCAATATATGCCTCTCAAAAACTAGTGAGGAATTTTGAGGTACATCAATATATTCAGTTTTCTGTTCAGTACTGAGAAAATCCAGTACTGCTGCTGAGGCCACCTAATCAGGATTCACACTCACACTGATGATCAGGCAGCGGTTCTCCTTCATGGCTCCAAGCACACCCAGATAACACACGCAGGTAACAATAGTGCCAGTGACCACCAGGGTGTTGGCGGGGTAGATGGGCCAGAAAGTCGTGACGAGAGACGCAAACTTGGAGTGGATGCTCTGAAATATGCCAAAGGCAACCACAAATGCCCCACACAGCTCCAGCACAGACAAGAAACAACGCAGTTATTGTTGTGGCAGTCCCATTTTGGGTTTGAAATCAATTCAGTAGTAGTTTTTAGCACTTACCCAGCACAGGAAGTTGAGAAATACCATCAGGTTTTTCAAGCAGTTTACACAGGAGCGATCCATTCCTTAATTCTGTGCAGTCTTACTCCAAGCAACAGAGATGTGTTTTGACAGACAAAGTGAGACTGCTCTTTTTGGTGGCTGTGTTTACACCACAATAGTGTTTGATATGGTGACACACACTAAGCCATAAACACGATGAGCACTTGTGACCTATTCAGGCTCACTTCACTTTGTTTCAACCGACTTCATAATGTCTGAGTCCTCtagaacagtggttctcaacctttttaaAGTGATGTGaacttttgttaaatattttttttttagccaagtaccccctaacca is a window from the Vanacampus margaritifer isolate UIUO_Vmar chromosome 3, RoL_Vmar_1.0, whole genome shotgun sequence genome containing:
- the LOC144049210 gene encoding leukocyte surface antigen CD53-like isoform X1 gives rise to the protein MDRSCVNCLKNLMVFLNFLCWLCGAFVVAFGIFQSIHSKFASLVTTFWPIYPANTLVVTGTIVTCVCYLGVLGAMKENRCLIISFFILLFILMLVELAMACVFLVYSRVVIDTYFEKDLTQSLEIYRLFSPGENQTIKEDFDAVQHLFKCCGVHGEADWMGEVPISCCEQDPCTFPIHTNWQEGCLIKLRDWFAGNYRSTGAGVVTLFIIQFSCLCFNISLFCHFGRNGLGYL
- the LOC144049210 gene encoding leukocyte surface antigen CD53-like isoform X2; the encoded protein is MDRSCVNCLKNLMVFLNFLCWLCGAFVVAFGIFQSIHSKFASLVTTFWPIYPANTLVVTGTIVTCVCYLGVLGAMKENRCLIISFFILLFILMLVELAMACVFLVYSRVIDTYFEKDLTQSLEIYRLFSPGENQTIKEDFDAVQHLFKCCGVHGEADWMGEVPISCCEQDPCTFPIHTNWQEGCLIKLRDWFAGNYRSTGAGVVTLFIIQFSCLCFNISLFCHFGRNGLGYL